The sequence ACACCAGCTCAACAAGGAAGCCGAGCAAGTCGCCTCTGCCATGTCTGAGATTGATGCTATTGCCGAGCAGACAAACTTGCTAGCACTCAATGCCGCCATCGAAGCCGCCCGCGCAGGCGAACAAGGACGAGGCTTTGCCGTGGTAGCCGATGAGGTCAGAGCCTTGTCTAAGCGCACACAAGAATCCACTAATAGCATCTCTCAAAGCGTCGATAAGATGTTCGCCATGATAACCAGCTGGGCTGGACAGATGGATTTAAGCCGAGTTCAAGCCGAAGTGTGTGCTACCGATACCCATGCATCGGCGGAAAAGATAGACACCATCTTTCAGGCCATCAGCACCATACACTCACTGGCTCAGCAAAACTCAGTTGCCGCAGATCAGCAAAAGCAGGTGGTCGATGAGATCAATCAAAATATTGCCGCAATCAGCCTGGCTAGCAATGATAACTTACGCGCCGTGCAAACCGTCGAAGCGTCGGTACTTGAGCTTAAGATAAATGCCGATAAAGCCAAAAGCATGAGAGATACCTTTGGTTAGTGTGTTTATGTAATGTATAGGGGGCGAGAAAAACCTTTTATAGTTCGCCCTTTTTATGAGCTTATTATGATCAGCTCACTTGGTTAACTACCTGATTAAATTTATGATTAATTGCCTGATTTATAGCTTAGGTGAGGGTGATAGGATTCGATGATCCTATTAAGGCTACCGTCCTGTTTCATTGAGTTCATAGCCTCATCGAACCTGTCACGAATGTCGGTAAGTTGATTTTGTTTGGAAAATGCCAAATAAGCCAGTCTTGCATCTATAGCTGGGGTTAACGCGATTATTTTTTTACAGCGTTTCAACTGTGAGTAGGTTTCCTTGATTAGCTGGTTAAACATATACTCACTATTACGCCTCTCCCCAACCATAATATCGGTGACTCCTGTACATAGCTTCACCAGTAGCTGTGGTATATCTACATCTTCGATGAGTTTAGTCAGCTTCTTCTGGGCGACTAAGTCATCAAAGTAAGGTCCGTAGCTAAAGTCTTTTTTTACCCCGAAGCGAAAATCACTGAGCTTAGTCAGATCTTCATCATATTCAATATCTGAGCCCTCAGTAACAAAAAGGTGTATCTGTGCCTTCGACAATGGAACCTTACTGTAGTCAATATACTCCTGTCGCTCAGGGCGAATAAATACCCCAACCATGCCATCAACCTTCCCTAACCTCAGCCAGTTCAATGCACGACTCCAGGGAATAGCATTGAACTCAATAGGGGTATCGATTCGCCTAAAGGCCTCCTCTATGATGCGAATCGATATCCCTTCAACATTATTACCAGAGGTAAAATGATAAGGGGGATACTCAACAAAGGCGATGGATAAAGCTTGCTCAGCACTATACAGATATGAAGGAGTAAGTAAGGTTATAAGCGCTAGAATCCTAAGCTTGAGTTTCATCTGATCCTCTCCCAATGCAAAAATGTACAGGTGATGGCTAAAACTTTCTATCTATAAAGCTTAGCCATCACAGGCAATAATGCCTTACAGCTAACGGCATCAAATCAAGTCCCCTTCCTTCGCCAGCCCCCAATCTATCCTCTTTCGAGTTATCTACGACTTCAAACTTCATCGGTTAACCTTGCCATCCACATTCAGCGAGTCTTGCACTTCTACTTTGAACAAGGGCGCTTTCCAATCAAGCTTAAAGGCTGGATACACTGAGAGCACACAGTGATTTTTATTTTGCTTATGATTTGAGCGATCTCATTTATAAATACTAATCAGGACAAGATGACTATGACCCCTTCAACGGCCTCCCCATTATTTGCCATCACAGATGAAGCAGGTGAGATAGGTGAAGAACAAAAAGCAGATGAAAGACGCCAAGCATCTGAGGCTAACACTAAAACCTGGACGAGGGTCATGACGAGGACTGTGAAAAAGACAAAGACAAAGACAAAAGCCAGCGAAAATATCAAGGAACAGCTGGAGCGCATAGAGCGCAGAGAGCTTTTGAAAGACCTAGGATTGACTGAAGAGGATGTTTACACCTTATAAAAGCAGAAAAGATAAGAATATATGCGCCAATCTCTCCCCTATTTCCAGCGGTGTTTATAGTGCCATTAAATGAGTGGTTCACTTCTACTTTAAACAAGGGAAAGGGAGCTGACTCATACAATTATGGGTGTCTTAGTTATTTTGTTAGTTATTTTGTCTGGCTTATAAACTCAGTTATCATGACCTTGAAGAGATGTTCGCTAAGCGAAATATCCAGTTTTATCACTCAACCCTAATTGTTATATTTTATATATAAGGTTTTAATGATGAATATCAATAACTTTCTTAGTTTTACTGTGTTAATTGCAACCATCACAGCATGTTCTCCCCAGACTCCTGAATGGGTGCTATATGGCAACATTAATGGTTTAAATCGTCAAGAGTGGTCAGGTGCAACAAATGAACAACAATTAGGTACTGCTGCATATTGGTTATTGTCGTTTGAGCGTAAAGGTTGGCTTGATGACCCTAGATTAATAAAAAATGATAACTTCAAGCCTACAGCTGCAACATTGAGAAACTGTATAAATGATTATCTTTCCTTTAGTGATGAAGAAACAAACGCTATAGTCGATAAATGTGTTCAAATAAACAGATGGTCACACTTGAGCAAGTAATGTTTAGAGGGTCGGTGTTTTATGCATCAAAGCTCAATCTCCGGGCCCTTCCATCTGCTTATCAAATTAACCCAAGCAATTAACCCAAGCCACCCATTTTAATTTCTCCAACTCGAAGCGCCACGTTCAACCTAAAGTTCCAGCCCCTACCTCACTAATTCAACATGATTTACGCTTCATGAGCTCCTAGCGGGTAGTTAATAGCTCTGGATGTCTAAATATCGGCTCAAAAACCGAGAAACAAGCAGCAAGAATAACGAACTTAAGTTCGGCTAGCCATTTTATTAAAATGGGTGCGTAATTAGGCGCTATCTAGCCATCAATGACAGTTAGCCGCCCCTTGCCTGCGTTTTCTATCTAAGTGTTCACAATAGGCATCTAACTCTTGAAGTGTTCCCACAGGGCCTTTAAATAATCGACTAAACTCAGTAGTCAGTTTCAGCCAGTTTTCTTGAGGAATGTTGAGTCTGTCGAGTAGCTGTTGGGATGTTTGACTAATGGCACTACGCTTGTCATCTCTAATAATACGCCCTGTATCATCAACTAGTTGTAAGTAATCTTTAGCACTGAACATCAGTCCTTTTGGCATATCCTTACGCTCTTTGCCCACAAATGGCAGCAGTGACTTAGGTTTCTCTCCGTTACAAGCCGCTGTAATACGTCGTTGAATACTAGTGAAGTCTGAGGTTTCCGGTGTAGCGGCCATCTTGGCGAAAATAACAACCATGGGTGTACCTGCCCATCAACAAACTCAACAACTAATCCTAAACAGCAACATACAAGAGTGTATTATCGCCACCGATTAATACTTCTTCACAGTCAATGTTTTAATGGCAAACCCCATCAAATACAAACCAAAAGCAACAAGTTCAACCATTTGTTTTTACTTTAATTTAACCAAGATGCATGGCATGAGCATCATGTTTAATAAGCTAGAAAATAAATACTCAAAAAGGTGTAATAACTATGCTTTATCTGTGATTAATCTCATCAAGCCAGAGAATCGTTTTACATACTGGATTTAAGGGGGTAATCTTGCCCCCCTCGATTTGAATGGATATTCAAAATTAATTTCAAATTGGACGAAATGTTAACTTATTGCAATTGTGCCAAAACGGTAATTTAGGGTAAAAAAAGTGGCTGAAAAACAAACCCATAACATAAAAACGATACTGACGTTTATCATTCCGTCATTGATAGGTCTGCTGCTGTTTATGACGCCTATCAGCTATAACGATGCTATCACTATCCCGATCGCTATTGTCTCTAAGGGGCTACAGAGCCTACTTGGTGACACTATCACTGCTATTGTTACCGCGATCATCGTGATAACGACCGCGGCGAGTTTGATAACTAAGTTGTTTAAGCCTGCAATGATCATCAATCATGCATTCTTCAACGCACTGCTCAATGTCACGCCAGCTTGGCTGGTTGTTCGCATACTTGGCGCCATCTTCGTGGTGATGACTTTCTTCGGTGTTGGCCCTGAAGCGATTACCTCTGGTGATACTGGTGCGTTGATCTTAAATGACCTCTTACCATCGCTATTTAGTGTCTTCATCTTCGCCGGCATGTTACTGCCGTTACTGATGAACTTTGGCTTACTCGAGTTTA is a genomic window of Shewanella psychrophila containing:
- a CDS encoding substrate-binding periplasmic protein, with protein sequence MKLKLRILALITLLTPSYLYSAEQALSIAFVEYPPYHFTSGNNVEGISIRIIEEAFRRIDTPIEFNAIPWSRALNWLRLGKVDGMVGVFIRPERQEYIDYSKVPLSKAQIHLFVTEGSDIEYDEDLTKLSDFRFGVKKDFSYGPYFDDLVAQKKLTKLIEDVDIPQLLVKLCTGVTDIMVGERRNSEYMFNQLIKETYSQLKRCKKIIALTPAIDARLAYLAFSKQNQLTDIRDRFDEAMNSMKQDGSLNRIIESYHPHLSYKSGN